In Drosophila pseudoobscura strain MV-25-SWS-2005 chromosome 4, UCI_Dpse_MV25, whole genome shotgun sequence, the following proteins share a genomic window:
- the Piezo gene encoding piezo-type mechanosensitive ion channel component isoform X1 — MAFSYACMVLQRVVVPAVLVLASLMRPVGISFVYLLMFFMSPFVPLATRRNFKGSVTAFFIILLSLSTLVLLGHIALQIVAVSTALPIYNCSFSERLLRHIGFVSFIDLKPLAIIEWLAPEVLVFATSLGSYLTVKRLAVQPITAEQLENGELIEAQSADHAQSTQPPCPTDANGGDVQQATATTPLQQQQQQLRKRVSMISQHIHFEGLIKISPLFCLATLFFAAALRPSVPGGFYFLIFLLAGTYWATCRTLQRGFALLLRCVMVVLVLHSLSIVSYQTPWMQGHLNHTSLTARLIGLEPLIESYCSPDIRVLLYNNTLYLDSYLNPFALFFAYFALALTTKHLIKPRLEAKPATAFGQQLDCNSSSLNNTGNKASRQLTLRTSQASRGSSRKDSSGPGAGSSTATTSTANRTQRLSVSLRRDQRAALNEPTETTPLVRQSTRKGRTAQPLESGSSVAMGGTQRGNEIPLDSLEQRSEQENTTTSILDQISYGFVSVGGFIYQNSYIFTNILMMAWSIVYHSWLTFVLLLWANVLWMIPNQRKAMMRSSPFIVLYAEVLLVAQYIYGMDLNNNELPTKVTTAGINLQQIGFERPIENHMRPCVPLIVKTAFVLMFWVTSRQFFKEKRDRRRDTMADIIAPLQITVGSAGSSYLINDGKKTSKFLKKAGDVIKNLLVRLWIWLLVLVIFLCAITGENMTGFRICYMALFLFFLLVFQSSSKAWVKIMYGFWLFLIFYAMSILILIYTYQFDKFDTYWNDYLNVSKTLQNDIGLKRYQTKDLFLHLVSPTIIVILTVIQVHYFHKRFIASLQQQPAAAGAAGAGGSAQQKPTETTALEAAPSKRRGSAGSLRRSQGPSGEAAPGGATTDFETSVRDLVRISFRKIKNKSEYIFKNFKDVFWRFLELHIMKAVYITAFVCSVSEVCVLHIVFVGFCVLGATSRKAIQVIISRVISFIVTIIVLSKMIYQIEYLSHTQYTVFCSDNRTANNAEWVGLTKAEKMEGGLMSLLRTYIIYMVTVTMHAVITLRQLQMRVKIGAVNAPPTKLLFPNIIRADAEKDLVGLVKYLLNYAFYKFGIEISLIALVSTITYRQDIVAVVYALWLVVLLLLRRSQCAKIWGVFQAFFAISILTQYIVLVGLPPSSCLVYPWDEGAFGESIQRWTMLPGALHFNHVPKLIFDFIVLVILNRQKSIFCIEQRYASNDDYPGGSNRSVISDIAQLGRTPFDNPTHDFCSYIRNYSDILKNGVLCGFYWFTLAVVFLAGTNIADLLALGYLIGAFVFLWQGSDFYLRPINTIISRWKWLLAFNVANILIKTSFQMAGCLFMTPLTTHCCWLVHMLGITCTSNVLKEQLMLTEETDLILAPGECPKITHQVVLLWDTICFAFIIFQLRIFKSHYFCHIITDTKANNILASRGADIIEGLRQNQIAHRHGHEKQVLLKIKRKMERIRATQQKMLRPLDKQTHFDEHGYPLPAPTVRRRKEIKLHPHATRAGDYYMFEEMDDKFELDLIHDEIDFLEEENMTESEMKMQRRKTLYDKSKDAPGADFPSTSKGISKERDEAGTEVPAAPTRDVADLPVIPPPPTSLGREATYKETSESKSKMEVDSGEVTAKDSDEDFDTNPIIRLLEGFLVTLTIRLNRFSRNYRYVNRILAGEKKTLKESSSLNRLGLSSAAAMFHFLKSNLESNESGGEQPASSSTPRRLLAPAIVTPPTATEHTTTSTPLNTNTTTTPLSPQDPPTPPTTSTPVQQNQPQNQPQHSRLSAVDDIIELPVDTVDAAISRKQSINSSPPAKGTMLSRKSDCGLPEIRIKAPSIERGAHYYNHHSAGGGGGGGSGSLSKHWSYEQVDSAGDFNLEEENFAQRDHHIIVEVLISSWYALLANTDLICYIVVFINQVVNASLISLPLPIMVFLWGTLSLPRPTKTFWVTLIAYTQAIVLIKCIFQFKLIWANYHNLPNQPLTAAKIFGVEMKTHYAVYDLMLLLVLFLHRYLLKSQGLWKSGYKDTDQQFAKPTASMYANDDRDDSDNLSQPDSRQLNDDAAQKLSLQVSQASLPGSPEYSKSGINQLERTKYTSSLHKFFFSLVHKSRLATDVYALMFLCDFINFFVLLFGFTAFGTQQTESDEGVQTYLAENKVPIPFLIMLLVQFLLIVIDRALYLRKALVNKIIFHFFSVIGIHIWMFFVVPAVTERTFNSLAPPIIFYVIKCFYMLLSSYQIKSGYPKRILGNFFTKGFSMVNMIAFKVYMQIPFLYELRTILDWVCIDSTMTIFDWLKMEDIFSNIYLIRCTRQSETDFPAMRAQKKASISKLIMGGTIVLLIVICIWGPLCLFALGNAVGTSNVPFQVSLSIRIGPYDPIYTTNNYDSIFEIDPTMYSQMTNAYIKDKQALTFITGYDATDVAAVKLAGNSPSLWNIAPPDRQRLLNDLRNNHTLKARFSYTLTRKAPAKGLKEIVGDEHAISLDETFEGRAALINMLNETHDLEPTGNDTSTNGTSSFEEVVVLPAMIPKFIKVLNSGDAAVVTVLSPKNEEYRPLVIKMHRDKETNGLWWEIRDFCNDTFYNTTLKEFAYSNCTSGIVMYTFNDKKFPSTFSFLTAGGIIGLYTTFVLLASRFMKSFIGGQNRKIMFEDLPYVDRVLQLCLDIYLVREALEFALEEDLFAKLLFLYRSPETLIKWTRPKEEYVDDDADTDSMSVRRSEQLQQHQQHQQQQ, encoded by the exons ATGGCCTTCAGCTATGCGTGCATGGTGCTGCAGCGCGTCGTCGTTCCGGCGGTGCTGGTTCTGG CTTCGCTGATGCGACCGGTGGGCATATCATTTGTGTACCTTCTCATGTTCTTCATGTCACCGTTTGTGCCCCTGGCCACGCGACGCAACTTCAAGGGATCAGTCACCGCCTTCTTCATCATTCTGCTGTCGCTGAGCACTCTAGTCCTGCTGGGGCACATCGCCCTCCAGATAGTGGCCGTCAGCACAGCGCTGCCCATCTACAACTGCTCCTTCAGCGAGCGCCTGCTTAGGCACATAGGCTTCGTGAGCTTCATCGATCTGAA GCCCCTGGCCATCATTGAGTGGCTGGCCCCGGAGGTCCTGGTGTTTGCCACCTCCCTTGGCTCCTACCTCACCGTGAAGCGACTGGCCGTACAGCCCATCACCGCCGAGCAGCTGGAGAACGGCGAGCTGATCGAGGCCCAGTCCGCGGACCACGCTCAGTCGACCcagcccccctgccccacagATGCCAATGGCGGAGATGTGCAACAGGCCACGGCAACGAcgccactgcagcagcagcagcagcagctgcggaaGCGGGTCTCCATGATCAGTCAGCATATCCACTTCGAGGGATTGATCAAGATCT CGCCTCTCTTCTGCCTTGCCACGCTGTTCTTTGCGGCCGCGCTGCGTCCCTCGGTGCCGGGTGGATTCTATTTTCTCATCTTCCTGCTGGCCGGCACTTACTGGGCAACCTGCCGGACGCTGCAACG TGGCTTCGCCTTGCTGTTGCGCTGCGTAATGGTCGTCCTTGTGCTCCACTCGCTGTCCATTGTGTCCTACCAGACGCCCTGGATGCAGGGCCACCTCAATCACACCAGTCTGACGGCGCG TCTGATTGGTCTGGAGCCGCTCATTGAATCCTACTGCTCGCCGGATATACGGGTCCTCCTGTACAATAATACCCTCTACCTGGACTCGTACCTGAACCCGTTTGCCCTGTTCTTTGCCTACTTCGCTTTGGCTCTGACCACCAAGCATCTGATCAAGCCCAGG CTGGAGGCAAAGCCTGCCACCGCCTTTGGGCAGCAGCTtgactgcaacagcagcagcctcaacAACACCGGCAACAAAGCAAGCCGCCAGCTGACGCTCCGCACCTCACAGGCCTCGCGGGGCAGCAGTCGCAAGGACAGCTCGGGTCCCGGCGCAGGATCCAGCAccgccaccacctccaccGCAAATCGAACACAGCGTCTGAGT GTTTCTCTGCGCCGTGATCAGCGCGCAGCGTTGAATGAACCGACTGAGACGACGCCT CTGGTGCGTCAGAGTACTCGGAAGGGGCGCACAGCCCAGCCCCTGGAGAGCGGATCTTCGGTGGCAATGGGCGGCACTCAACGCGGCAATGAAATACCGCTGGATTCGCTGGAGCAGCGATCGGAGCAGGAGAACACGACCACCTCGATACTGGATCAGATATCGTATGGCTTTGTCAGTGTGGGTGGCTTTATCTACCAGAACAGCTATATATTCACCAATATTCTAATGATG GCCTGGTCCATAGTATACCACAGTTGGCTGACGTTCGTCCTCCTGCTGTGGGCCAATGTGCTGTGGATGATCCCCAACCAGCGGAAGGCGATGATGCGGTCCAGTCCGTTCATCGTGCTCTACGCggaggtgctgctggtggcccAGTACATATACGGCATGGACCTGAACAACAACGAGCTTCCCACGAAGGTCACC ACGGCGGGCATCAATCTGCAGCAGATTGGGTTCGAGCGGCCCATCGAGAACCACATGCGTCCATGTGTGCCGCTGATCGTGAAGACAGCCTTCGTCCTGATGTTCTGGGTGACGTCGCGGCAGTTCTTCAAGGAGAAGCGCGACCGCCGAAGGGACACCATGGCGGACATCATTGCTCCGCTGCAGATCACCGTGGGCTCGGCGGGGTCCAGCTACCTCATCAACGACGGCAAGAAGACCTCAAAGTTCCTAAAGAAGGCCGGCGATGTGATCAAAAACCTGCTGGTGCGCCTGTGGATCTggctgctggtgttggtgaTCTTCCTGTGCGCGATAACCGGAGAGAATATGACGGGCTTCCGCATCTGCTACATGGCCCTGTTCCTGTTCTTCTTGCTAGTCTTTCAGTCCTCGTCCAAGGCCTGGGTGAAGATCATGTACGGCTTCTGGCTGTTCCTTATTTTCTACGCCATGTCCATACTGATTCTGATCTACACATATCAATTCGACAAGTTCGATACATACTGGAACGACTATCTTAATGTGTCCAAGACGCT ACAAAACGACATTGGCCTGAAGCGCTACCAAACGAAGGATCTTTTCCTGCACCTTGTCTCGCCCACGATCATTGTGATCCTGACTGTGATCCAAGTGCATTACTTCCACAAGCGCTTCATTGCCtcgctgcaacagcagccagcagctgctggtgctgccggAGCTGGCGGCTCTGCACAGCAGAAACCCACCGAGACAACGGCCCTGGAAGCGGCGCCCTCAAAGCGTCGTGGCAGTGCCGGCTCCCTGCGGCGCTCCCAGGGTCCCTCAGGCGAGGCGGCGCCCGGCGGCGCCACCACTGACTTTGAGACCTCTGTGCGGGATCTGGTGCGGATTTCCTTCCGCAAGATCAAGAACAAGTCAGAGTACATCTTCAAGAACTTCAAGGACGTCTTCTGGCGCTTCCTGGAGCTGCACATCATGAAGGCCGTCTACATCACCGCCTTTGTGTGCAGCGTGAGCGAGGTCTGCGTCCTGCACATTGTCTTTGTGGGCTTCTGTGTGCTGGGTGCCACCTCACGGAAGGCCATCCAAGTGATAATCAGCCGCGTGATATCGTTTATTGTCACCATTATCGTCCTGTCTAAGATGATCTATCAGATTGAGTACCTGAGCCACACCCAATACACCGTCTTCTGC TCCGACAACCGCACGGCCAACAACGCCGAGTGGGTGGGCCTCACGAAGGCTGAGAAGATGGAGGGTGGTTTGATGAGTCTGCTGCGCACGTACATCATCTACATGGTCACTGTGACCATGCACGCCGTGATCACGTTGCGCCAGCTGCAGATGAGAGTGAAGATTGGAGCCGTGAATGCCCCGCCCACCAAGCTGCTGTTCCCCAATATCATCCGCGCCGATGCTGAGAAGGATCTAGTGGGTTTGGTCAAGTACCTCCTGAACTATGCCTTCTACAAGTTTGGCATCGAGATTTCGCTGATTGCCCTGGTCTCCACCATCACGTACCGCCAGGACATTGTGGCCGTGGTCTATGCGCTCTGGCTGGTCGTCCTCTTGCTACTAAGGCGGTCGCAGTGCGCCAAGATCTGGGGAGTTTTCCAGGCCTTCTTTGCCATCTCGATATTGACGCAATATATCGTCTTAGTGGGACTGCCGCCAAGCTCATGTCTGG TTTATCCCTGGGACGAGGGCGCCTTTGGGGAGAGCATCCAGCGCTGGACGATGCTGCCCGGGGCCCTGCACTTCAACCATGTGCCTAAGCTGATCTTCGACTTCATCGTCCTGGTCATCCTGAACCGTCAGAAGAGCATCTTCTGCATCGAGCAGCGCTATGCCAGCAACGACGACTATCCCGGAGGCAGCAATCGCAGCGTCATCTCGGACATTGCCCAGCTGGGGAGGACGCCCTTCGACAATCCCACCCACGACTTCTGCTCGTACATTCGCAACTACTCGGACATCCTGAAGAACGGGGTGCTGTGCGGCTTCTACTGGTTCACCCTGGCCGTGGTGTTCTTGGCCGGGACCAACATTGCTGATCTGCTGGCCCTGGGCTACCTCATTGGGGCGTTCGTCTTCCTCTGGCAGGGCTCCGACTTCTATCTGCGGCCGATCAACACCATCATCAGTCGCTGGAAGTGGCTGCTGGCCTTCAACGTGGCCAACATCCTCATCAAGACGAGCTTCCAAATGGCCGGCTGCTTGTTCATGACGCCCCTGACCAcccactgctgctggctggtgcACATGCTAGGCATCACCTGCACGAGCAACGTGCTCAAGGAGCAACTGATGCTGACCGAAGAGACGGACCTTATATTGGCGCCCGGTGAATGCCCCAAGATCACGCATCAGGTGGTCCTGCTGTGGGACACGATCTGCTTTGCTTTCATCATCTTCCAGCTGCGCATCTTTAAGTCTCACTACTTCTGCCACATCATCACGGACACGAAGGCCAACAATATTCTGGCCTCCAG AGGAGCTGATATCATTGAGGGATTGCGCCAGAACCAGATTGCCCATCGCCACGGCCATGAGAAGCAGGTCCTGCTCAAGATCAAGCGGAAGATGGAGCGGATTCGGGCCACGCAGCAGAAGATGCTGCGACCCCTGGACAAGCAGACACATTTTGATG AACATGGTTATCCACTTCCTGCACCAACAGTACGCAGAAGGAAGGAAATCAAATTACATCCACATG CTACCCGGGCTGGCGACTACTACATGTTCGAGGAGATGGATGACAAGTTCGAGCTGGACCTGATACACGACGAGATTGACTTTCTGGAGGAGGAGAACATGACCGAGAGCGAGATGAAGATGCAGCGCCGCAAGACCCTCTATGAT AAATCCAAGGATGCTCCCGGTGCCGACTTTCCCTCCACCAGCAAGGGCATATCGAAGGAGCGGGATGAAGCAGGCACGGAAGTTCCAGCGGCTCCCACCCGCGATGTGGCTGATCTACCAGTGATTCCACCGCCCCCGACCAGCTTGGGACGTGAGGCCACCTACAAGGAGACTTCGGAAAGCAAATCTAAGATGGAAGTCGACAGCGGCGAGGTAACGGCCAAGGACTCAGATGAGGACTTCGACACGAATCCCATCATCAGGCTGCTCGAGGGCTTCTTGGTCACCCTGACCATAAGACTGAACCGCTTCTCGCGCAACTACCGCTACGTCAATCGCATCTTGGCTGGCGAGAAGAAGACTCTGAAG GAATCGAGCTCCCTGAATCGTCTGGGCCTGTCGAGTGCTGCTGCCATGTTCCACTTCCTCAAGTCCAACCTCGAGAG CAATGAGAGTGGTGGCGAGCAGCCCGCCTCATCGTCCACGCCGCGGCGGCTCCTGGCCCCGGCAATCGTTACTCCACCAACTGCAACAGAACACACAACCACAAGCACCCCACTAAACACGAATACAACAACCACACCGCTATCACCACAAGATCCACCGACACCACCAACAACCAGTACACCAGTACAACAGAATCAGCCACAGAATCAGCCTCAGCACAGTCGACTCAGTGCTGTGGACGACATCATCGAACTGCCCGTAGATACCGTTGATGCAGCCATTTCTAG AAAACAATCGATCAATTCATCGCCGCCAGCCAAGGG CACGATGCTCAGTCGCAAATCGGACTGTGGCCTGCCCGAGATCCGCATTAAAGCGCCTTCCATCGAGCGCGGCGCACACTATTATAATCACCATAGtgccggcggtggcggtggcggtggctcgGGATCGCTGAGCAAGCACTGGTCCTACGAGCAGGTGGACAG CGCCGGAGACTTCAACTTGGAGGAGGAGAACTTTGCCCAGCGGGATCATCACATTATAGTGGAGGTGCTGATCTCCTCGTGGTATGCCTTGCTTGCCAACACAGATCTGATTTGCTACATAGTAGTGTTCATCAATCAG GTCGTCAATGCCAGTCTCATCTCGTTGCCGCTGCCCATAATGGTCTTTCTCTGGGGCACCCTGTCACTGCCGCGTCCAACGAAAACCTTCTGGGTCACCCTAATTGCCTACACCCAGGCCATCGTTCTGATCAAGTGTATCTTCCAGTTCAAGCTTATCTGGGCGAACTATCACAACCTGCCCAACCAGCCCTTGACGGCCGCCAAGATCTTTGGTGTGGAGATGAAGACCCACTATGCAGTATACGACTTGATGCTGTTGCTAGTGCTCTTCTTGCACCGCTATCTGCTCAAGTCGCAAGGTCTGTGGAAGTCAGGCTACAAGGACACAGATCAGCAGTTTGCCAAACCCACCGCCAGCATGTACGCAAA CGATGACCGAGATGACAGCGACAACCTATCTCAACCCGACTCTCGCCAGCTAAACGATGATGCGGCCCAGAAGTTGAGCCTGCAAGTGAGCCAGGCATCGTTGCCGGGCTCCCCGGAGTACAGCAAGTCGGGCATCAATCAGCTAGA ACGAACCAAGTACACCTCCTCGCTGCACAAGTTCTTCTTTAGTCTGGTGCATAAATCCCGACTGGCCACAGACGTGTATGCCCTGATGTTCCTGTGCGATTTTATAAACTTTTTTGTGCTGCTCTTTGGCTTCACAGCATTTGGA ACCCAGCAAACAGAAAGCGATGAAGGCGTGCAAACATATCTGGCGGAGAATAAAGTGCCCATACCTTTCCTAATCATGCTGCTGGTCCAGTTCTTGCTCATTGTCATCGATCGGGCGCTGTATCTGCGCAAGGCCCTGGTGAACAagataattttccatttcttcTCGGTGATCGGCATACATATCTGGATGTTCTTCGTGGTGCCGGCGGTGACGGAGCGTACCTTCAACTCGCTGGCGCCACCGATCATCTTCTATGTGATCAAGTGCTTTTACATGCTGCTGAGCTCCTATCAAATCAAGTCGGGCTATCCCAAGCGCATTCTCGGCAACTTTTTCACCAAGGGCTTCTCGATGGTCAACATGATCGCATTTAAGGTATACATGCAGATCCCGTTCCTGTACGAGCTGCGCACCATCCTCGACTGGGTCTGCATCGACAGCACCATGACCATCTTCGACTGGCTCAAGATGGAGGATATCTTCTCTAACATATATCTCATACGATGCACCAGGCAGTCGGAAACCGACTTCCCAGCCATGCGCGCCCAGAAAAAGGCTTCCATCTCGAAGCTGATTATGGGCGGCACTATTGTCCTGCTGATTGTCATATGCATCTGGGGTCCGTTATGTCTGTTTGCCTTAGGCAATGCTGTGGGCACCTCCAATGTGCCCTTCCAGGTGTCGCTCTCCATCCGAATTGGACCCTACGACCCCATTTATACCACCAACAACTACGATAGCATTTTCGAAATTGATCCCACGATGTACTCGCAAATGACTAATGCTTATATCAAGGATAAACAGGCTCTGACCTTTATCACTGGCTACGATGCCACGGATGTAGCGGCGGTCAAGCTGGCTGGGAACTCGCCCTCCCTGTGGAATATAGCACCGCCAGATAGGCAGCGTTTGCTGAATGATTTGAGAAATA ATCATACGTTAAAGGCCCGCTTCTCCTACACCCTTACACGGAAGGCTCCGGCCAAGGGTCTGAAAGAAATTGTGGGCGATGAGCATGCCATCTCCCTCGACGAGACATTTGAAGGACGTGCAGCTCTCATCAATATGCTTAACGAAACCCACGACTTAGAGCCAACGGGTAATGACACCAGTACCAATGGAACCTCTAGCTTTGAAGAAGTAGTAGTGCTGCCTGCCATGATACCAAAATTCATCAAGGTGCTCAACTCGGGCGATGCCGCTGTGGTCACTGTGCTGAGTCCCAAGAACGAGGAATACCGTCCTCTGGTCATCAAAATGCATCGAGACAAGGAGACAAACGGTCTGTGGTGGGAAATACGAGACTTCTGCAATGACACCTTCTACAATACCACTCTGAAGGAGTTTGCCTACAGCAACTGCACTTCCGGTATTGTGATGTATACCTTCAACGACAAGAAGTTCCCATCGACATTCAGCTTCCTCACAGCTGGCGG CATAATTGGGCTGTACACCACATTCGTGTTATTGGCCTCGCGCTTCATGAAGTCCTTCATTGGGGGACAAAATCGAAAGATTATGTTCGAGGATCTACCCTATGTAGATAGGGTATTGCAGCTGTGTCTGGATATATACCTG GTACGCGAGGCCTTGGAATTCGCCTTGGAGGAAGATCTGTTTGCCAAATTACTCTTCCTGTACCGTTCGCCCGAGACGCTCATCAAGTGGACCCGTCCCAAGGAGGAGTACGTGGACGATGATGCCGACACCGACTCAATGAGCGTGCGGCGTTcagagcagctgcagcagcaccaacaacaccagcagcaacaataa